In one window of Hevea brasiliensis isolate MT/VB/25A 57/8 chromosome 10, ASM3005281v1, whole genome shotgun sequence DNA:
- the LOC110655152 gene encoding pentatricopeptide repeat-containing protein At3g12770-like: MDCFLTLNLKLLKHHSPPFLKKMPFTSPANFADNSLSQPLPSLQCGTILQSLTNIKSLTKGQQLHAYIITSGNLRNNTYLSTKLAALYATCGHMTDAQMIFNGIVLKNSFLWNFMIRGYACNGFSVKALVLYKQMSSFGQNADKFTYPFVIKACGDLLHVELGRRIHGEVVLTGFGSDIYVGNSLTAMYSKFGDIRSARIIFDRMPVRDITSWNTMISGYVKNGKPKEALAIFYLMKQTGLSADGMTLVGLLCACAELAALKQGKEIHGYVVRNGNALCVDFLMNSLIEMYFNCNCLVDVLKLFEKMARKDTVSWNSMISGYARNTYAFESLRLFCRMILEGAKPDQVTFIAVLGACDQITALQFGMSVHSYLVKKGFGATTIVATALIDMYAKCGNLACAHSVFNETPEKNLICWSVMISGYGIHGMGREAVSLFHEMIKNNIIPDEGVLTSVLSACSHAGLVAEGKEIFYTITKDYDVKLVLAHYSCLVDLLGRAGHLDEAYKVIKTMEINPSSDIWAALLNACRLHRNVEIAEISAKKFFDLNAKQVGGYICLSNIYAAEKRWDDVERVRMLIREKGLIKPPGCSFVELDKMVHRFLVGDKSHPQIENIYTKLKQLNQLLKEVGYKPDTSSVLYNVDEEFKEKMLWDHSERLAIAYVLINTSPGTIIRITKNLRVCGDCHTVIKLISKLMCREIIMRDIRRFHHFRDGFCSCGDYW; encoded by the coding sequence ATGGATTGCTTTCTTACACTCAACCTCAAGCTCCTCAAACATCACAGTCCACCTTTTCTCAAGAAAATGCCATTCACTAGCCCCGCCAACTTTGCAGACAATTCTCTGTCACAACCACTCCCTTCCCTTCAATGTGGAACTATTTTACAATCACTCACCAACATCAAATCCCTTACTAAAGGCCAGCAACTCCACGCCTACATCATTACTTCTGGCAATCTCCGAAATAACACTTATCTAAGCACCAAACTTGCAGCTTTATACGCAACTTGTGGTCATATGACTGATGCCCAGATGATCTTTAATGGGATCGTTTTGAAAAATTCTTTCTTGTGGAATTTTATGATTAGAGGCTATGCTTGCAACGGGTTTTCAGTTAAAGCTCTTGTTTTGTATAAACAAATGTCTAGTTTTGGACAGAACGCGGATAAGTTTACGTACCCTTTTGTTATCAAGGCTTGTGGTGATTTATTGCATGTGGAACTTGGTAGGAGGATTCATGGTGAGGTAGTGCTTACTGGGTTTGGCTCGGACATTTACGTGGGTAATTCTCTTACTGCAATGTATTCCAAGTTTGGAGACATTCGGTCAGCAAGGATAATATTTGATAGAATGCCTGTGAGAGATATAACTTCTTGGAATACCATGATATCGGGTTATGTGAAGAACGGTAAACCGAAAGAGGCTTTGGCCATTTTTTACTTAATGAAGCAAACTGGATTGTCTGCAGATGGCATGACTTTGGTTGGTCTCCTTTGTGCTTGTGCCGAGCTAGCTGCACTGAAGCAGGGAAAAGAGATTCATGGCTATGTTGTCAGAAATGGGAATGCACTCTGTGTCGATTTTTTGATGAACTCTCTTATTGAAATGTATTTTAACTGTAATTGTTTGGTCGacgtattaaaattatttgaaaaaatgGCACGGAAAGACACAGTGTCGTGGAATTCTATGATTTCTGGCTATGCAAGAAACACCTATGCTTTCGAAAGCTTAAGGCTTTTCTGTCGAATGATTTTGGAAGGAGCCAAACCTGATCAAGTAACCTTTATAGCTGTGCTTGGGGCATGTGATCAGATCACAGCTTTGCAATTTGGCATGTCTGTTCACTCCTACCTTGTTAAGAAAGGGTTTGGTGCAACTACCATTGTAGCAACAGCCCTTATAGACATGTATGCTAAATGTGGAAATTTGGCTTGTGCACATAGTGTTTTTAACGAGACTCCTGAAAAGAATTTAATTTGTTGGAGTGTCATGATTTCTGGATATGGCATTCATGGGATGGGGAGAGAAGCTGTCTCTCTTTTTCATGAAATGATCAAGAACAATATTATTCCAGATGAAGGTGTTCTGACTTCAGTTTTGTCAGCTTGCAGTCATGCAGGATTGGTTGCTGAAGGTAAAGAAATCTTCTACACAATAACAAAAGATTATGATGTAAAGCTTGTACTTGCTCACTATTCGTGTTTGGTGGATCTTCTTGGTCGAGCGGGGCATTTAGATGAAGCATACAAGGTTATAAAGACCATGGAAATTAATCCCTCAAGTGATATATGGGCAGCACTCCTGAATGCTTGCCGACTACATCGAAATGTTGAGATAGCAGAGATCTCCGCAAAAAAATTTTTTGATCTAAATGCAAAACAGGTGGGTGGATACATTTGCCTTTCCAATATTTACGCTGCTGAGAAAAGATGGGATGatgtggaaagggttagaatgtTGATAAGAGAAAAGGGGTTAATTAAACCCCCAGGCTGCAGCTTTGTTGAGTTAGATAAAATGGTTCATCGGTTCTTAGTTGGAGATAAGTCACATCCACAAATAGAAAATATATATACCAAGTTAAAGCAATTGAATCAGCTACTCAAGGAAGTTGGATACAAGCCTGATACAAGTTCAGTGTTATATAATGTTGATGAAGAATTCAAAGAGAAGATGCTTTGGGATCACAGTGAAAGATTGGCAATTGCCTATGTTCTTATTAATACAAGTCCAGGCACCATTATAAGAATCACTAAGAACCTACGCGTGTGCGGGGATTGTCACACTGTAATAAAATTGATCTCTAAGCTCATGTGTCGAGAAATTATTATGCGGGACATCCGTAGGTTCCACCACTTTAGAGAtggattttgttcatgtggtGATTACTGGTGA